From Pedobacter aquae:
AGAACTCTTAAAAAACGAGGATTAGAAGAGTTTGCTTCACCTCTGTTGAGCACCAGCATTTCTCCTTCAACTTTTTTGCCTTCTAATGTCCATCCCATTAAAGGCTTATAAAACTCGAAAGAGCGATTTTTTATTAATTCTGCATAAATACCACCGTCTGCTCCCATGTTAATATCCTCAAAAAAAACACCCCACATGGTAGGTTGTATTTCTGTTTTGATTTGGTTTGGCTGCACTTTAAACACCGTTTGAGCCATAGTGGATAGACTTGTTAAGGTAACTGCAAAAATTAATGGTATAGATTGTTTAATTTTCATGATGTATAATTTTGTGGTTTCTTTATTTAACTGGTTTAATGCCTTCTGTGGTCATGATTACTCTTTTGATAGACCCATCTTTATTATAATATAAATTATCTATACAAACCGAACGGTGAAAGCTACCTGCATCGGCTGCTAAAGCCCCATTATGGTAAATAAAATAGTCTTTTCCTTTAAAATTGATGATAGCTTGATGATTGGTATTACTGTTTCCGGCAATTTCATTTATGATGCCTTTAAACTCCCAAGGCCCATGGATGCTTCTACTCATGGCGTAAGCGATTTTCTCTGGAAACTCGTATGCATAAGACAGGTAATACCAACCTTTTCTTTTATGTATCCATGGGGCTTCAGTAAAGTTAGGCACATCAATGGTTTTAATAGGACCATCCAATTCTATCATATTATCTTTTAATTTCACATACCTACATTTGGTATTACCCCAAAAAAGATAAGCTCGCCCATCATCATCAATGATAACAGAAGGGTCTATATCATCCCAACTTATTTTAACATCAGTTGTCATATCGTTGGTAATTAAAGCTTTCCCTAAAGCATCTTTAAATGGCCCTGTTGGGCTATCAGAAACGGCAACGCCTATAGCTTTACCATGTATAGTAGCATGAGAAATAGAAACAAACCAATAAAATTTACCATTTTTTTCTATCACTTGTGAGGCCCAAGCATCGTCTTTTGCCCAAGAAAAATCGGTAGTTTTTAAAGGTACTTTATGCTCTTTCCAGTTTACCATATCGCTAGAAGAATAGCAAAGCCACTCATGCATTACATAACGGTTTTCGCCTTTAGCAGCCACATCATGCCCAGTGTATAAATACACCTTATCCTGATAAACTAAAGCTGCGGGGTCTGCCGTAAACTTATCTTTAATGATGGGATTACCAACCTTTACTAAGCTATCTTTAAGCTCTTGTTTATCAAAGCAAAAAGCATTGTTATTTAAAGCTAAAATAGCTACACCAATAACTATAGATTTTTTAAAATGAGTTATCATCATTTAATTATTTTAGGGCCAAAACCACAACACTATGAGCAGGTAAAACCACCTGAATTTGATTGCCTTTTAACTGAGCATCTTTAAAAACAGCGGGCTTAATTAAATCTGGATTTTGAAAACTATTAAAATCATTCAATTTTGCCGAGTTTACAATTCTTCCTGAAATGGTTTTATAGGCTTGATCTTGAATATTGATTTTTAATTCATGCGTTTTTTTAGCATCTATATTTACCAAAGTAATATGCGTAACCCCATTTTTATCTATTGATGCAGACGCTGATAAAGCTGGCAGTTTTTCATCGCCTAAAGCATATTCTTGGGTATTTATGCTTAAAGGGATTAAAGTTGCATCTTGATGAACCTTATACATTTCTAAAACGTGATAAGTGGGTGTTAAAATCATCTTCTCTTTTTCTGTTAAAATAACTGCTTGCAATACGTTAACGGTTTGTGCTAAATTAGCCATACGTACTCTTTCTGCATGATTATTAAAGACGTTAAGGGTAACACCAGCTATCATGGCATCACGAATGGTATTTTGTTGATATAAAAAGCCTGGATTAGTGCCTGGCTCTACCTCGTACCAACCACCCCACTCGTCTACAACCAAGGCAATTTTCTTATCAGGATCATATTTATCCATAATTGCAGAATGCTTAATTACCAGCTCTTCCATGTGTAAAGCGCTTTTCATGGTTGCAAAATATTGTTGCTCAGAAAACTGTGTAGCAGAACCCTTTTTACTCCAAGTTACATTGGCGTAATGGTGTAATGCGATACCTTCAATTAAGTTTCTTGGGATGTTTTTCATCAATGTTTCAGTCCAATTGTAATCTCCGCCATTAGCGCCAGAAGCAATCCTAAATACTTTAGAAGAATTTTCCCAATCTGTCATGAAAGTTGCATACTTACGGTATTCATTAGCATAATAATCTGGCTTCATGTTACCTCCACAACCCCAAGCTTCGTTACCAACACCCCAAAATTTTACTTTCCAAGCGGTATCTCTGCCATTTGCTCTTCTTAATTTAGACATGGGGCTATCGCCGTTAAAATTCACATACTGTACCCAGTCTGAAAGCTCTTGTACGGTTCCGGTAGCTAAATTACCTGCTAAATAAGGCTCTGTATTTAATAGCTCGCACATGTTTAAAAAATCATGCGTACCAAAGCTGTTATTTTCTGTTACACCGCCCCACCAAGTATTTACGATAGATGGACGGTCTTTTTTAGGGCCAATTCCATCTTTCCAATGGTAGGTATCTGCAAAACAACCTCCTGGCCATCTTAAATTTGGGATATTTAGATTTTTAAGAGCAGCTATAATATCATTTCTGACCCCGTTGGTGTTGGGGATAACTTTATTTTCTTCACCAATGTAAAAACCATCATAAATACATCTACCTAAATGTTCGGCAAAATGACCATAAATGTGTTTACTGATTTTGGTTTTAGATTCTTTAGGCTTCAGTGTAATTTCATTAGCCTGTTGTTGTGCTATCGCAGAAAAAGCGAAGGCTGTAGTTAAAACAAAAAGTAATCTCAATGATTTGAGTTTCATGAGTAAAGGGTTTATAATTAGAACTTAGTTTATATGAGCTTACAAAAAAATACGTAAGACCTTATACAAATATAAGTGTCTTACGTACACGT
This genomic window contains:
- a CDS encoding glycoside hydrolase family 43 protein — encoded protein: MMITHFKKSIVIGVAILALNNNAFCFDKQELKDSLVKVGNPIIKDKFTADPAALVYQDKVYLYTGHDVAAKGENRYVMHEWLCYSSSDMVNWKEHKVPLKTTDFSWAKDDAWASQVIEKNGKFYWFVSISHATIHGKAIGVAVSDSPTGPFKDALGKALITNDMTTDVKISWDDIDPSVIIDDDGRAYLFWGNTKCRYVKLKDNMIELDGPIKTIDVPNFTEAPWIHKRKGWYYLSYAYEFPEKIAYAMSRSIHGPWEFKGIINEIAGNSNTNHQAIINFKGKDYFIYHNGALAADAGSFHRSVCIDNLYYNKDGSIKRVIMTTEGIKPVK
- a CDS encoding alpha-N-arabinofuranosidase — translated: MKLKSLRLLFVLTTAFAFSAIAQQQANEITLKPKESKTKISKHIYGHFAEHLGRCIYDGFYIGEENKVIPNTNGVRNDIIAALKNLNIPNLRWPGGCFADTYHWKDGIGPKKDRPSIVNTWWGGVTENNSFGTHDFLNMCELLNTEPYLAGNLATGTVQELSDWVQYVNFNGDSPMSKLRRANGRDTAWKVKFWGVGNEAWGCGGNMKPDYYANEYRKYATFMTDWENSSKVFRIASGANGGDYNWTETLMKNIPRNLIEGIALHHYANVTWSKKGSATQFSEQQYFATMKSALHMEELVIKHSAIMDKYDPDKKIALVVDEWGGWYEVEPGTNPGFLYQQNTIRDAMIAGVTLNVFNNHAERVRMANLAQTVNVLQAVILTEKEKMILTPTYHVLEMYKVHQDATLIPLSINTQEYALGDEKLPALSASASIDKNGVTHITLVNIDAKKTHELKINIQDQAYKTISGRIVNSAKLNDFNSFQNPDLIKPAVFKDAQLKGNQIQVVLPAHSVVVLALK